In Gemmatimonadota bacterium, the sequence CTGCTTTCCCTACCTGAACCCATTGTGCCCCACCACGCGCCGCAACCACCTTCTGCGTGTCATCCGCACTTCCCCCATCTACCACAATCAGTTCTACATCCTCAACACCGCAAAACTGCGCCAGACACGCACCGATAACAGCTTCTTCATTTAGAACGGGAATAATCACACTGATCCGCACATCGACCCCGCTACTTTTTTAATACATCAAAAAACTGCCGACCATAACTAATCAGTGAAACAACGAGAAACGCAACACTCAGACCAATCAGCGTGGATTTAAGCGCATCGGCATCCCACAAATAGGCCAAAAGCAACCCACTCAGCACCAGCGTTGTGACCTTGCCCCAAAAATTAGAAGACAATAACACATCGTGTCGCTTGACCAGATACATCCCCGCAAAAAAAATCACCGCATCGCGCAACAAAACGACCACAACCAGCCATACGGGCAAATCTTTGAACACAACCATGGCAATTGTAATCGCACCAACAGCCACTTTATCAGCCAGAGGATCGAGAATCTTCCCCCACTGTGAAATTTCATCCCGCCAGCGCGCGAGCCACCCATCTATCCAATCGCTGACAATCATCACCACCACCACGCCGAAAGCTTCCCATACATAATCCGGCCCCAATGCAATAAGCCATATAGCGGGCAGAGTCAGCACCACGCGCAACAAACTAACGGCATTTGACAGCGTCCAGAAACGATCTCGTTCAGTACTTCCCATGCAATACCTCATGACAACATCAATTTCAGTCCAATTCCCAGCACCAGAACCAGCACGCTGCGGTTAAACCACACTGGGGACAACCGTCGATTCAAAAACAAACCGACCGCAGCCCCCAGGAACAAAGCCGGCAACATCCACACATCCATCATCAGACTCTGGAAATTAATCAACCCCAAAAAAACATAAGGCGTCAACTTCAAAAAATTCAAAACAATGCCAAAAATCCATGCAGTACCCACAAACGTGCGCCCGACCAGACCCTGCGGCAACAAATACAACATCAAAATCACGCCTCCCGCAGAAACCAATGTGGAAACCACCCCCAAAGTCACCCCAACCCCAAAACGCATCCACGGCCCCGGCGGTTTCACATTGA encodes:
- a CDS encoding CDP-alcohol phosphatidyltransferase family protein, translating into MGSTERDRFWTLSNAVSLLRVVLTLPAIWLIALGPDYVWEAFGVVVVMIVSDWIDGWLARWRDEISQWGKILDPLADKVAVGAITIAMVVFKDLPVWLVVVVLLRDAVIFFAGMYLVKRHDVLLSSNFWGKVTTLVLSGLLLAYLWDADALKSTLIGLSVAFLVVSLISYGRQFFDVLKK
- a CDS encoding sulfite exporter TauE/SafE family protein; its protein translation is MDIIDFVVLGVGGFLIGVMRAGFGGGIGVVAVPVLALAVPAKSALGLVLPLSLATDVISARYYWGHWVGDHVKALMPGMVLGILIGAGILDIVPEVWFRRMLGALACIFAVLQTLRDRVLVNVKPPGPWMRFGVGVTLGVVSTLVSAGGVILMLYLLPQGLVGRTFVGTAWIFGIVLNFLKLTPYVFLGLINFQSLMMDVWMLPALFLGAAVGLFLNRRLSPVWFNRSVLVLVLGIGLKLMLS